A genome region from Flavobacterium sp. includes the following:
- a CDS encoding NAD kinase has protein sequence MKIAIYGQYYQNSTEPIIKDIFSFFNSNDVEMVIEENFLNMLYEKQLVKKEYKTFAPNTALDNSFEMLISIGGDGTILRAAAFVRNSGVPLLGINAGRLGFLAKVQKENIDILLQYVIDQNYTTSERTLLGLTCEPYNEAFKELNFAMNEVTVSRKDTTSMITVETYLNNEYLNSYWADGLIISTPTGSTGYSLSCGGPILTPDVKSLVITPIAPHNLTARPLVIPDDTEITLRVTGREDQYLVSLDSRISSVKNESILKIKKTDYKLKMVEIPGETFLKTLRNKLLWGEDKRN, from the coding sequence ATGAAAATAGCCATTTACGGACAATATTATCAAAACAGTACCGAACCTATTATAAAAGACATTTTCTCTTTTTTCAATTCCAATGATGTAGAAATGGTAATTGAAGAAAACTTCCTGAATATGCTTTATGAGAAACAGCTTGTAAAAAAAGAATACAAAACTTTTGCTCCAAATACTGCTTTAGATAATAGTTTTGAAATGCTGATTAGTATTGGCGGCGATGGTACCATTTTGAGAGCTGCAGCTTTTGTTCGTAATTCGGGTGTTCCATTATTAGGTATAAATGCCGGAAGATTAGGATTTCTTGCCAAAGTTCAAAAAGAGAATATCGACATTTTACTTCAATATGTTATAGACCAAAATTATACAACTTCTGAAAGAACTTTATTAGGTTTAACCTGCGAACCTTATAATGAAGCTTTTAAAGAACTTAATTTTGCCATGAATGAAGTTACCGTGAGCAGAAAAGATACGACTTCAATGATTACAGTCGAAACGTATCTAAACAACGAATATCTAAATTCATACTGGGCAGACGGATTGATTATTTCTACGCCAACCGGTTCAACAGGATATTCATTAAGCTGCGGTGGTCCTATTTTAACCCCTGATGTAAAAAGTTTAGTAATTACACCAATAGCCCCTCATAATCTAACCGCCAGACCACTTGTTATTCCAGACGACACTGAAATTACTTTACGAGTAACAGGAAGAGAAGATCAATATTTAGTTTCATTAGATTCCAGAATTTCTTCTGTAAAAAATGAATCAATCCTAAAAATTAAAAAAACAGATTATAAACTAAAAATGGTTGAAATTCCCGGCGAAACTTTCCTCAAAACACTAAGGAACAAACTGCTTTGGGGAGAAGACAAGAGAAATTAA